Within Oncorhynchus masou masou isolate Uvic2021 chromosome 17, UVic_Omas_1.1, whole genome shotgun sequence, the genomic segment TAGAAAAACATAGGATTTAACAAACTTTCAAATTAAACTTCTTGGCAGGCAAAAACACATTCGAGTATTTTATATACTGTAATTCTATGCAGTGTTGAAACACCGTCAACCTATTTgttaaaaaacatgtatttaaaaaaaacgtaTTCTAAGACAACTCTGAGAACTGTAGTATTGTATTATTTTCAACCTGGACTCAATACCCCAAACACTTCCTGTATGAAAGTCTTCTCATCAACGACAGGTTCTTTCACGTACAACATTGAGAACAACCCTTGACGTACACTGCCACCTTCTGGCCGATGAATGTACAGTTAGGAATTCATCTGACCCTGAACGGTAAAAAACAATAGTACAATATTTTACAATAGTAAATAGTTATTTCATGCTGAGATCCGCAAAAAGGTGAAACAGTGAAACTCGTCGCCCCAGGtgcatttgttattgtttttccTAATACATACCATGCTGTTCTATCGCGCAGGCAATGAtgtcagagggggaaaaaacaatgttCGTTGTTTGAATTAAAGTCGTTGTTGTAATATCGCAAACGGACGTGGCAGTTTCCCTGCTACGGATTCAAACTTTAATAATGGTGAAAACATTATTCAATGGAAATAACAGAGAAGACCAATGATATTCAATGTctattgtatatatttttttatggaaGAATAAACCATTTAGAATGCATTTCGCATTCTGATATAGCATGGGGATCTCCATATTAAAATATAAACTTGTGTTGGTTGTTTTTTTTCATTGATTGCTACAAACTTCCCTGAAAAAAAGGTATGTTTGCTTAATTTTGCACAGGAAGGAACTATTCTATAATTCCATATTTCAGTTGCTACATTAACATTTAATCAAGAGATTAATTGCACCagaggtaacactacctcaacctACAGCACTGCATCTTTAACAACATAAAAGTTCAACAAATACATCAAACAGGCTTGATAGTTCATGTTTTTTCTCTTTCAATTTTAATTGCAAACATGAAAATAAAGATATGAATCAAAATAAAATCAACAACGAGGCCTCTTAAATCCAATACAAAACGTTTAAAACTTTAAAAAACTGATTCTGAAAAGTTGCTTACAGATAAGTTCCAATTTCTAAAACGTTCCACTTTACCTGTGTGCCAATTTCTGATAGCTTACACAttgcgtgcatgtgtgttggTATGCTGGAAAACACAAAACCATCCACCTCAACAGCAGACAGTGAAAGAGAAAGGTGGGTTTCAATGTCACAAACAGGCGATTGTCTTTAACAACAGTGAGTGTTTTACCTTTTTTTCTAATACAGAAGTTCTCATCTGAGTACAGTAAGTGTGTGTAGTTAGCCTCTTACAGATGTGCACAAATATACACCTACATGCATAATACAATCTCATTGCTGCATGAGAAAGGAGGAATAGGGCACATAAAGTTCTGGCAACAAAGAGCTTGACACAAGCCTACACAAACGGGCAGGAGCCAAACGTTCAACATCTTCAACAGGTACAGTACATGCATGGCGGTAGGATAAGGGACAGTGATTCTGTCGCCCAATCTAAAGATCGACCACTAGCCCCTAACCTTTGCACTTGTGCAGATCAGAAAGGATTGTATAGATGAGAGCAATATGGTAGGAATTCCAGCAATCTTATCAGAAGGCAAGCTCAAGTGAAGATTTTACCATTGATTACATCTATCCAATTCTTTCAGATCTACTGAAATGCTGAGGGGTTGACTTTGGATCGACCCAAGTGCCTAGggggtagggatgggggggttgaTTTGGGACTCAGTAAATCACCTACTAGAGGAGAGGCTTAGGGGATACATTAACCACAAGAGTCCTCTCATTGCCTGAGAGCATTTGGGACATGACCCACAAAGAACCAAacatagatatacacacacacacgcgcacagacCTGCAAGGATTAGTGCGATTTTGCCCCCAGGAGACAGTTACAAACAAAACAGCAGCATTAAAGGGTTATAACgttacttcaggattttggcaatgaggctctttatctacttccccagtgaGACGAACTCCTGGATACCATGTTAAGAGGTGGTTtcatgagccaatgctaactaaccaatgactggaagtctagcatgctagcagataccgtAGACTTCTAGTCATTGCTCTAACGCTAGTAAGCAATTGCACTAGCGCTAGTAAGCAGCTTCCTTCAAACTGTACGCAGAGACATAAACATGGTATCCACAAattaatctgactctggggaagtagattgccaaaaatcccgaagtatccctttaacatcATAAATGACAGACATGATTAACTTAATACATGCTTCACATTAAATCAAGTGGCAACAAATGACAATGAAACGTTCCTTTTTCGCACAAAGTTATTCCTTAAATGGAATACCGTTTGCTTGTAAAACAAATTAAATACAGGGTATTTATGGTACATTCAGAATATTCTGTCAAAAAAACAAATTACATAAATATTTTATCTCATAAACCATACATCTTTCCTCCACTTAATGACAatccaaaaaataaaaataaatgtgaagTTTTTGAATATTCACCTCCCCATTGTTTATCATTCACACATTGTGTTATTTCAAATGGATACAAAAAAAAATGCAATGAACTGGTAGGCTGCTAGCTTCTAGCTGCTGTTTAACTGTATTTTTCTTTTGAACACCTATGCGATATTACAACCCTCTCCATCTTTTCTCTGTGAGGCACTAAGGCACTGTACTACTCACTACCTTCCCTCCCATTACAAGTGCTAGCGTATACAAGAACTGACAGGGAGAACAGAGACTTGAAGTGATGACATGCTTTAGTTGATATAGGCTACTTAGCCCAACATATAACGACTTGAACCAAAGGCAGATTCTGGAAGAATTTAAATGTTCCAAAAAGACCCACATTAAAATCAGACGAGAACAATCTTTCTCTCCAAATCTATCAATCCTTATTGAATGCAAGTTTACCACCACACCATTTAAATATGTGGTTTTCTTTCTTTAAAAGTTAGAGACTAGTCTTGTGTGCAAAATTACCACCCTCTGAAAAGTCTGGATTCTATTCTTTGCTGAGAAACTAGTTAGGATATTTGCGCGGATTCTCAAACTCCTAAAGGACATTTGGAAGGTATTACAAATTAGTGAAAAACTCAACCCTTTGGATTTCTGGAATCTTTACTGTAGTGAGATAAACAAAGCATTGTCTtggtcctctctctgtcatgTCAGTCAGTTTTGTCTGCTTCAAAGGAGTGGGGGGCTGCATACTTCAGCCGAAAGccacctgaaacacacacacacacacacacacacacacacacacaggagtgcgTCAGTGTCGCGTGCCACACTAGCCAACAAGTAACCTAAAGAAACGTGATGTGCATAGTCTTTATGCTAGCCTTCCAGATTCAGTGTCCTATCAAAAGATGATTTAATACTTGGTTGGGTGTTTAATAGAGCTCTTTAGCGCATTCAGACAATCCAGGATTTGCTACAGAGAGCGTCAGACATAAAAATGGTGGACAGTGCAAAACATGGTGGGGACAAAAAAAAGTTACAAAAGAAAGCTCTGCCTTCCTATACAACATTTGATTTTGCTGAAACAAAAGAGGAATCCTTCTTTTCTCTGCTCTATCAATATGAGAGacttcacctcctctctctgccacTAGCCTGGCCAGTATTACCTTGCTGCCCGGCATCCATTGAGGGCTGCTTGCAGTCCTGGGCATAGTGCCCGCTGAGCCCACAGTTATAGCAGGAGACGTTGGCACTACTCTTCTTCATGCCCGTACCCAGTCCCACCGAGGAGAACACAGGTGTGTAGAAACGGTTGAAGGAAGCAGCTGCCATCTGCTGCAGGGTGTATCCAGCCTGGGTGGCCAGCAAGTGGTCTGAGTGGGAGGTATGGAGCAGGGGTCCACTGACGTATTGTGTTGGCGTGGCTGTGTGAGGAGGGGCATAGAAGGGTAGCTGTGTGGTGCCGTTGCTCTGGTGTTGGACCTGACTGCGGTGGCTGGGATATCCAGTGCTGCACATGGATgggaggtggaagagagggaggtgagcgGCGCTGAAGACCTGGCGCCCCAGCTGGGGAGGGAAGTAGAAGTTGGGGTTGGGGGAGTGGCTACTACCACAGCTGCCACGGCAACCACAGGTGCTGCAGCTCATCTGCTGTTGCTGTGGAGGTTGGGTCTGCTGCTGGGGTTGCAGCTTTTGCTGGGCCTGCACTGCTGCCTCCCCCGAGCTGCTGCAAGAAGAGGTGCCGTCTCCCTGGGCCGTGCTGTGGGTGAGCGTCAGGGCTTGGCTGGACACGGGGCCGGGGGTGTGAGTGGGGACGGCTGGGAGCAGAGTGGCCTGAACCTGACTGATGGCAACTGGGGTCACAGTTGCCCCGGAGGAGGGTGTCACGTAGTTAGGGGTGGGTAGGCTGGTGGGTACAGCCAGGGCTTGAGGCCTGGTGTTAGGGTCAGGGAGAGAGGCTGCTAGAGGTAGGGTGGCAGTGGAGGCTAAGTCAGTGGTGATGTATgtttgctgcaggggggacatGTGGGAGGTCAGGGGGATGACACTGATTGCACCCATGGGGTGACTGCTGGAGCCTGGGGTGGCTGGCTGTGAGTTCAGGggtgcagacacagacacatgcctCTGTCTCTCAGGGTCTCCCAGGGAAGCTTGGCTTGGGATGGACTCCTGAGGAACCATGGGGGTGGTCCCAGTCAGTGCCCCCTCTGCTGGTGAACCGTCCCCCAGCTGTGAAGTGACAAAGACCATAACGTCAGGCATGGTGGACCCATTCTGAACCGTCAGTGGTAGAGGATGTACACGTCGGGGACTGTCAGTGTAGGATGGCTCTTCCTTGTGGGGTACAGGGACCATAGGGTGTACAGTAGCCACAACTTTCCCCCTGCTGTGACCACTCGCCCTCTTCTGCTGGACAGAAGAGTAACTCTCAGTagtgtctgggagagagagaagcgatcATTAAAGACATCTTGAGGTTCAACAGAACTATTTCACATTAGAGCTAAAGACAGATATCATGGGCCGGTTTCCAGACCCAGATAAAGCTTTGTCTTGGACTAAATGGAGACTCCACTGAAAGTGCTCTTTAGTCCAGGATTAATCTGGCCCCGGAAAATCTGCCCCATTTGTTCCCCACAGGGGTAGAGGGGccactcacctctctcttcctccatgtcTTCAAGGTCCTCACTCTCCAGACTCTCACGGGCCTCATCCTGGGGGCTGGAGGGGGTACTGGAGCTCTCAGAACACATGTCTCCATACCTGTCCTGGATGGGCTCTACAGGGGTGGAGGAATGCACTTAGAAAACCACCAATCACAAACATGCATGTTGTTAAAATGTTAACCATTAAATTGGGGTGGGGGGTATTGCCAGGCATGGTTACTTACTCTCACTGACACCCTGTCTAGTCACGTTTGTTGCAGGCGGTCTGATGATGCCATTGGGGATGTAGGCTTTGGCCCCCTCACTTTTCCTAACTTCATCAGGTCTTCTTCTACTCTTTAGTTCTGGAGTAAAAGCCCATTTCTCATCTACCTTctgaagagagagcagagcattTAACACACTAAACAGTTGTAAATTATCATGATCTAATCAAACCAAAAAGGTCAAAAATACAAAAGATATGCTTTTAGTGTTAGGGCAGATGCCAGTCAGCGTTACACAGCAGAATATTGACAGTCCTGCTGTTTCTACCAGTTTCTCTAGTGGCCAGGTCAGGGAGAGATGTGTGACTGACCTGATGTGGGTCTGGCCAATAGGACATAACGTCTGcttttctcctccccttcaccactccgtTGTGCTCTAAGTGGACAGCAGGCCTCTGGCTCTCACTCTGGCTGCTCTTTGTCATCAGTATGCTGTAAAGAGAAGGAAAGGATCCTCTTAGTACAACCCATCAGCCACAAGGTCACATGTCTTG encodes:
- the LOC135558750 gene encoding zinc finger CCHC domain-containing protein 2-like isoform X1, with protein sequence MLKIKLPMRTAEEEYHTVEDEQENTDYNSLTIDSIPYRGVSHRFKDSTRESCRLSQIDKETVFEWFGLHLNPAKRIEFMYGILHMCQPLELRFFGSCLEDLARKDFHVFRDFEIRANSQTDLGLLMDVADPVVRSKLLVCLSLLRSENRECAGTLYRALNHMDPALFLNTYHGVPVSPRGSAQNVPDQHSPRDGGMKSGRLEHHSGPPLEAESGSLEHLALLFTMASLHPAFSFHQRDTARHQLDNVERAIEERRYCHNRPSVQHTLRKEDLSLRSTDMGQSACSIPKQLPNRTLSQREAVHIDKIELKKIFWNQGNREYSIEVQWSDSTWSTVTKTHHELYDFLSKLPCERSAEPFEKGLVRLLAQRDQYEPRDLERMLQDMLLSAPTAFRQRGEVCRFLVPCLSLQGDNTLTLGKTCKAAENFKEDCTEPSSQDEDLESHHLGHQTECSSLGQSILMTKSSQSESQRPAVHLEHNGVVKGRRKADVMSYWPDPHQKVDEKWAFTPELKSRRRPDEVRKSEGAKAYIPNGIIRPPATNVTRQGVSEKPIQDRYGDMCSESSSTPSSPQDEARESLESEDLEDMEEERDTTESYSSVQQKRASGHSRGKVVATVHPMVPVPHKEEPSYTDSPRRVHPLPLTVQNGSTMPDVMVFVTSQLGDGSPAEGALTGTTPMVPQESIPSQASLGDPERQRHVSVSAPLNSQPATPGSSSHPMGAISVIPLTSHMSPLQQTYITTDLASTATLPLAASLPDPNTRPQALAVPTSLPTPNYVTPSSGATVTPVAISQVQATLLPAVPTHTPGPVSSQALTLTHSTAQGDGTSSCSSSGEAAVQAQQKLQPQQQTQPPQQQQMSCSTCGCRGSCGSSHSPNPNFYFPPQLGRQVFSAAHLPLFHLPSMCSTGYPSHRSQVQHQSNGTTQLPFYAPPHTATPTQYVSGPLLHTSHSDHLLATQAGYTLQQMAAASFNRFYTPVFSSVGLGTGMKKSSANVSCYNCGLSGHYAQDCKQPSMDAGQQGGFRLKYAAPHSFEADKTD
- the LOC135558750 gene encoding zinc finger CCHC domain-containing protein 2-like isoform X2 codes for the protein MLKIKLPMRTAEEEYHTVEDEQENTDYNSLTIDSIPYRGVSHRFKDSTRESCRLSQIDKETVFEWFGLHLNPAKRIEFMYGILHMCQPLELRFFGSCLEDLARKDFHVFRDFEIRANSQTDLGLLMDVADPVVRSKLLVCLSLLRSENRECAGTLYRALNHMDPALFLNTYHGVPVSPRGSAQNVPDQHSPRDGGMKSGRLEHHSGPPLEAESGSLEHLALLFTMASLHPAFSFHQRDTARHQLDNVERAIEERRYCHNRPSVQHTLRKEDLSLRSTDMGQSACSIPKQLPNRTLSQREAVHIDKIELKKIFWNQGNREYSIEVQWSDSTWSTVTKTHHELYDFLSKLPCERSAEPFEKGLVRLLAQRDQYEPRDLERMLQDMLLSAPTAFRQRGEVCRFLVPCLSLQGDNTLTLGKTCKAAENFKEDCTEPSSQDEDLESHHLGHQTECSSLGQSILMTKSSQSESQRPAVHLEHNGVVKGRRKADVMSYWPDPHQVDEKWAFTPELKSRRRPDEVRKSEGAKAYIPNGIIRPPATNVTRQGVSEKPIQDRYGDMCSESSSTPSSPQDEARESLESEDLEDMEEERDTTESYSSVQQKRASGHSRGKVVATVHPMVPVPHKEEPSYTDSPRRVHPLPLTVQNGSTMPDVMVFVTSQLGDGSPAEGALTGTTPMVPQESIPSQASLGDPERQRHVSVSAPLNSQPATPGSSSHPMGAISVIPLTSHMSPLQQTYITTDLASTATLPLAASLPDPNTRPQALAVPTSLPTPNYVTPSSGATVTPVAISQVQATLLPAVPTHTPGPVSSQALTLTHSTAQGDGTSSCSSSGEAAVQAQQKLQPQQQTQPPQQQQMSCSTCGCRGSCGSSHSPNPNFYFPPQLGRQVFSAAHLPLFHLPSMCSTGYPSHRSQVQHQSNGTTQLPFYAPPHTATPTQYVSGPLLHTSHSDHLLATQAGYTLQQMAAASFNRFYTPVFSSVGLGTGMKKSSANVSCYNCGLSGHYAQDCKQPSMDAGQQGGFRLKYAAPHSFEADKTD
- the LOC135558750 gene encoding zinc finger CCHC domain-containing protein 2-like isoform X3, which codes for MLKIKLPMRTAEEEYHTVEDEQENTDYNSLTIDSIPYRGVSHRFKDSTRESCRLSQIDKETVFEWFGLHLNPAKRIEFMYGILHMCQPLELRFFGSCLEDLARKDFHVFRDFEIRANSQTDLGLLMDVADPVVRSKLLVCLSLLRSENRECAGTLYRALNHMDPALFLNTYHGVPVSPRGSAQNVPDQHSPRDGGMKSGRLEHHSGPPLEAESGSLEHLALLFTMASLHPAFSFHQRDTARHQLDNVERAIEERRYCHNRPSVQHTLRKEDLSLRSTDMGQSACSIPKQLPNRTLSQREVHIDKIELKKIFWNQGNREYSIEVQWSDSTWSTVTKTHHELYDFLSKLPCERSAEPFEKGLVRLLAQRDQYEPRDLERMLQDMLLSAPTAFRQRGEVCRFLVPCLSLQGDNTLTLGKTCKAAENFKEDCTEPSSQDEDLESHHLGHQTECSSLGQSILMTKSSQSESQRPAVHLEHNGVVKGRRKADVMSYWPDPHQKVDEKWAFTPELKSRRRPDEVRKSEGAKAYIPNGIIRPPATNVTRQGVSEKPIQDRYGDMCSESSSTPSSPQDEARESLESEDLEDMEEERDTTESYSSVQQKRASGHSRGKVVATVHPMVPVPHKEEPSYTDSPRRVHPLPLTVQNGSTMPDVMVFVTSQLGDGSPAEGALTGTTPMVPQESIPSQASLGDPERQRHVSVSAPLNSQPATPGSSSHPMGAISVIPLTSHMSPLQQTYITTDLASTATLPLAASLPDPNTRPQALAVPTSLPTPNYVTPSSGATVTPVAISQVQATLLPAVPTHTPGPVSSQALTLTHSTAQGDGTSSCSSSGEAAVQAQQKLQPQQQTQPPQQQQMSCSTCGCRGSCGSSHSPNPNFYFPPQLGRQVFSAAHLPLFHLPSMCSTGYPSHRSQVQHQSNGTTQLPFYAPPHTATPTQYVSGPLLHTSHSDHLLATQAGYTLQQMAAASFNRFYTPVFSSVGLGTGMKKSSANVSCYNCGLSGHYAQDCKQPSMDAGQQGGFRLKYAAPHSFEADKTD